A genomic region of Sulfobacillus acidophilus DSM 10332 contains the following coding sequences:
- a CDS encoding protein of unknown function DUF156 (PFAM: Uncharacterised BCR, COG1937~InterPro IPR003735~KEGG: sth:STH245 hypothetical protein~PFAM: Protein of unknown function DUF156~SPTR: Putative uncharacterized protein) — MQPTSPNVREVFWDVEDMMRRLRRIEGQVRGVEAMVQRAESCQAVLTQVAAIEGAIKQVARIISACSVAERVVEISDGQLDATQVRTVIKDVLRSG, encoded by the coding sequence ATGCAACCGACATCACCAAATGTCCGTGAAGTGTTTTGGGACGTGGAGGATATGATGCGTCGACTCCGGCGAATTGAAGGCCAGGTGCGCGGTGTCGAAGCGATGGTACAACGTGCGGAATCCTGCCAAGCGGTTCTGACCCAAGTCGCAGCAATTGAAGGAGCCATCAAACAAGTGGCCCGCATTATTTCCGCCTGTAGTGTCGCCGAGCGGGTTGTCGAAATTTCCGACGGCCAGCTTGATGCCACTCAAGTACGCACCGTGATCAAAGATGTCCTGCGTTCCGGTTAG